A genomic window from Engraulis encrasicolus isolate BLACKSEA-1 chromosome 14, IST_EnEncr_1.0, whole genome shotgun sequence includes:
- the dnase1l4.2 gene encoding deoxyribonuclease 1 like 4, tandem duplicate 2, translated as MKVASFNVRRLGLTKISDENVLRYLVKIVSRYSIIVILEVVDKSGKAMEKFLTELNSTRANKKHPYAMEMSSSLGRSHYKEQFVCLYRPDEVQLVDTYQYEDNQVGDEDAFSREPFILRFSSPHTVMKDLVLIPVHTKPDDSEKELDELYDVFQAVKKKWKTDNIMILGDFNADGAYLSKRKMKRVRIRSDEHFHWLIGDEVDTTASTTNDNTYDRIVVYQQDMLQAVVPHSAKAFNFQEAYNLSEEVALSISDHYPVEVTLRSAKRAAAAQTRGRKRRRL; from the exons ATGAAGGTGGCATCCTTCAATGTCAGACGACTGGGTCTGACGAAGATCTCAGATGAGAATGTCCTGAGATACCTGGTCAAG ATTgtgtcacgatacagtatcattgTGATTCTGGAGGTGGTGGATAAATCAGGCAAGGCAATGGAGAAGTTCTTGACGGAGCTGAACAGTACCAG GGCAAACAAGAAGCATCCTTACGCTATGGAGATGAGCTCCAGTTTAGGCCGATCTCACTACAAGGAGCAGTTTGTCTGTCTTTACcg GCCGGACGAGGTGCAGCTGGTGGACACCTACCAGTACGAGGACAACCAGGTGGGGGACGAGGACGCCTTCTCCAGAGAGCCCTTCATCCTGCGCTTCTCCTCACCACACACAG TGATGAAGGACCTGGTTCTCATCCCTGTCCACACCAAGCCAGACGACTCAGAGAAGGAGCTGGACGAACTCTACGATGTCTTCCAGGCGGTCAAGAAGAAGTGGAAGACAGAC AACATTATGATTCTTGGGGACTTCAATGCTGATGGGGCCTACCTGTCCAAGAGGAAGATGAAGCGGGTCCGTATCCGTAGCGATGAACATTTCCACTGGCTCATCGGGGATGAGGTGGACACCACAGCGagcacaacaaatgacaacaccTATGACAG GATTGTTGTTTACCAGCAGGACATGCTACAGGCCGTAGTGCCACACTCAGCCAAGGCCTTCAACTTCCAGGAAGCCTACAACCTCTCAGAGGAGGTG gcccTTTCCATCAGTGACCACTATCCAGTGGAGGTGACTCTCCGCTCTGCAAAGAGAGCCGCAGCAGCCCAGACACGGGGCCGCAAGAGGCGAAGGCTGTAG